A genomic region of Bosea sp. 124 contains the following coding sequences:
- a CDS encoding type II toxin-antitoxin system prevent-host-death family antitoxin, with amino-acid sequence MTRVTIHEAKTHLSRLLEEVEKGGEVVISRRDKPIARLVPIEQKQPERKPGRMKGLIDIGPEFFEPLPEEELRLCEGRDD; translated from the coding sequence ATGACGCGCGTCACCATCCATGAGGCCAAGACCCATCTGTCACGCCTGCTCGAAGAGGTCGAGAAGGGCGGTGAGGTCGTGATTTCGCGGCGCGACAAGCCGATCGCACGGCTCGTGCCGATCGAGCAGAAACAGCCGGAGCGCAAGCCGGGGCGCATGAAGGGGCTGATCGATATCGGGCCTGAGTTCTTCGAGCCGCTCCCGGAGGAGGAGCTGCGGCTTTGTGA